The Vulpes lagopus strain Blue_001 chromosome 6, ASM1834538v1, whole genome shotgun sequence genome has a segment encoding these proteins:
- the PRDM8 gene encoding PR domain zinc finger protein 8 isoform X2 has product MEDSGIQRGIWDGDAKAVQQCLTDIFTSVYTTCDIPENAIFGPCILSHTSLYDSIAFIALKSTDKRTVPYIFRVDTSAANGSSEGLMWLRLVQSARDKEEQNLEAYIKNGQLFYRSLRRIAKDEELLVWYGKELTELLLLCPSRSHSKMNGSSPYTCLECSQRFQFEFPYVAHLRFRCPKRLHSADASPQEEQGGGVGAKDHGGGGGGGGKDQPQQQQQQQETPLGPGPKFGKAGPIHHYPAPSPEGSNQPAAGGGGAKPSTDFHNLARELENSGGGNSCSPVRSLGSGGGHQEAELSPDGNASGGGKGKRKFPEEAAEGGGGGGGGGLAGGRGRFAERPLPASKEDLVCTPQQFRASGSYFSLEENGRLFAPPSPETGEAKRSAFVEVKKAARAAGLQEDAAADGGGAAADDQDAGGGGSSTPVAASPGGADKLLAPRPGGALPSRLEGGSPARGSAFTSVPQLGGAGGTGAGGAGAGAAGGGAGGGQGAASDERKSAFSQPARSFSQLPPLVLGQKLSALEPCHPGDGVGPARLYPAATDPLAAKLQGAADLNGGCGALPGGGGGLPKQNPFLYATAFWPKSSAAAAAAAAAAGPLQLQLPSALTLLPPSFTSLCLPAQNWCAKCNASFRMTSDLVYHMRSHHKKEYAMEPLVKRRREEKLKCPICNESFRERHHLSRHMTSHN; this is encoded by the exons ATGGAGGATTCAGGCATCCAGCGAGGCATCTGGGATGGAGATGCGAAGGCTGTCCAGCAATGCCTGACAGATATTTTTACCAGTGTTTACACCACCTGCGACATCCCTGAGAATGCTATATTCGGTCCCTGCATCCTGAGCCATACTTCCCTGTATGACAGCATAGCTTTCATAGCTCTCAAGTCCACGGACAAGAGAACAGTCCCCTATATCTTCCGG GTAGACACCTCAGCGGCAAATGGTTCTTCAGAAGGTCTAATGTGGCTGCGACTCGTCCAATCAGCCAGAGATAAAGAGGAGCAGAACCTTGAAGCCTATATAAAAAACGGACAGCTGTTTTACCGCTCTCTCCGCAGGATTGCCAAAGACGAGGAGTTACTAGTTTGGTATGGGAAAGAACTGACTGAGTtactcttgctctgcccctctaGATCCCACAGCAAAATGAATG GGTCATCCCCTTACACATGCCTGGAATGCAGCCAACGTTTCCAGTTTGAGTTCCCCTATGTGGCGCATTTGCGCTTCCGCTGCCCCAAGAGACTTCACAGCGCTGATGCCAGCCCCCAGGAAGAGCAAGGCGGCGGCGTGGGCGCCAAGGatcacgggggcgggggcgggggcgggggcaaggaccagccgcagcagcagcagcagcaacaagaGACACCCTTGGGCCCCGGCCCCAAGTTCGGCAAAGCCGGCCCCATCCACCACTacccggccccctcccccgagGGCAGTAACCAGCCTGCGGCCGGCGGCGGTGGCGCCAAGCCCTCCACGGACTTTCACAACCTGGCCCGGGAGCTCGAAAACTCGGGGGGAGGCAACAGCTGCTCCCCGGTCCGGAGCCTCGGCAGCGGCGGCGGCCACCAGGAGGCGGAGCTGAGTCCCGACGGCAACGCCAGCGGCGGCGGCAAGGGGAAGAGGAAGTTCCCGGAGGAGGcggcggagggcggcggcggcggcggcggcggcgggctggCGGGGGGCCGGGGTCGCTTCGCCGAGCGGCCCCTGCCCGCCTCCAAGGAGGACCTGGTGTGCACGCCGCAGCAGTTCCGCGCCTCGGGCAGCTACTTCAGCCTGGAAGAGAACGGCCGCCTTTTCGCGCCGCCCAGCCCCGAGACGGGCGAGGCGAAGCGCAGCGCCTTCGTGGAGGTGAAGAAGGCGGCCCGGGCGGCGGGTCTGCAGGAGGACGCGGCCGCCGACGGCGGGGGCGCGGCCGCCGACGACCAGgacgcgggcggcggcggctcctccaCGCCCGTGGCCGCTTCGCCGGGGGGCGCAGACAAGCTGCTGGCCCCGCGGCCTGGGGGCGCGCTGCCCAGCCGGCTGGAGGGCGGCAGCCCGGCGCGCGGCAGCGCCTTCACCTCGGTGCCGCAGCTGGGCGGCGCGGGCGGcacgggcgcgggcggcgcgggcgcgggggcggcgggcggcggcgcgggcggcggccaGGGCGCCGCCTCGGACGAGCGCAAGAGCGCCTTCTCGCAGCCGGCGCGCTCCTTCTCGCAGCTGCCCCCGCTGGTGCTGGGCCAGAAGCTGAGCGCGCTCGAGCCGTGCCACCCCGGCGACGGCGTGGGCCCCGCCAGACTCTACCCCGCCGCCACCGACCCTCTGGCCGCGAAGCTCCAGGGGGCCGCGGACCTGAACGGAGGGTGCGGGGCCctgccgggcggcggcggcggcctgccCAAACAGAACCCCTTCCTCTACGCCACCGCCTTCTGGCCCAagagctcggcggcggcggcggcggcggcggcggccgcggggccccTGCAGCTGCAGCTGCCCTCGGCGCTCACGCTGCTGCCGCCCTCCTTCACCTCGCTGTGTCTGCCCGCGCAGAACTGGTGCGCCAAGTGCAATGCCTCCTTCCGCATGACCTCCGACCTGGTGTACCACATGCGGTCGCACCACAAAAAGGAGTACGCCATGGAGCCCTTAGTGAAGCGGCGGCGGGAGGAGAAACTCAAGTGCCCCATTTGCAATGAGTCCTTCAGGGAGCGCCACCACCTCTCCAGGCACATGACCTCGCATAATTGA
- the PRDM8 gene encoding PR domain zinc finger protein 8 isoform X1 produces the protein MEDSGIQRGIWDGDAKAVQQCLTDIFTSVYTTCDIPENAIFGPCILSHTSLYDSIAFIALKSTDKRTVPYIFRVDTSAANGSSEGLMWLRLVQSARDKEEQNLEAYIKNGQLFYRSLRRIAKDEELLVWYGKELTELLLLCPSRSHSKMNAGSSPYTCLECSQRFQFEFPYVAHLRFRCPKRLHSADASPQEEQGGGVGAKDHGGGGGGGGKDQPQQQQQQQETPLGPGPKFGKAGPIHHYPAPSPEGSNQPAAGGGGAKPSTDFHNLARELENSGGGNSCSPVRSLGSGGGHQEAELSPDGNASGGGKGKRKFPEEAAEGGGGGGGGGLAGGRGRFAERPLPASKEDLVCTPQQFRASGSYFSLEENGRLFAPPSPETGEAKRSAFVEVKKAARAAGLQEDAAADGGGAAADDQDAGGGGSSTPVAASPGGADKLLAPRPGGALPSRLEGGSPARGSAFTSVPQLGGAGGTGAGGAGAGAAGGGAGGGQGAASDERKSAFSQPARSFSQLPPLVLGQKLSALEPCHPGDGVGPARLYPAATDPLAAKLQGAADLNGGCGALPGGGGGLPKQNPFLYATAFWPKSSAAAAAAAAAAGPLQLQLPSALTLLPPSFTSLCLPAQNWCAKCNASFRMTSDLVYHMRSHHKKEYAMEPLVKRRREEKLKCPICNESFRERHHLSRHMTSHN, from the exons ATGGAGGATTCAGGCATCCAGCGAGGCATCTGGGATGGAGATGCGAAGGCTGTCCAGCAATGCCTGACAGATATTTTTACCAGTGTTTACACCACCTGCGACATCCCTGAGAATGCTATATTCGGTCCCTGCATCCTGAGCCATACTTCCCTGTATGACAGCATAGCTTTCATAGCTCTCAAGTCCACGGACAAGAGAACAGTCCCCTATATCTTCCGG GTAGACACCTCAGCGGCAAATGGTTCTTCAGAAGGTCTAATGTGGCTGCGACTCGTCCAATCAGCCAGAGATAAAGAGGAGCAGAACCTTGAAGCCTATATAAAAAACGGACAGCTGTTTTACCGCTCTCTCCGCAGGATTGCCAAAGACGAGGAGTTACTAGTTTGGTATGGGAAAGAACTGACTGAGTtactcttgctctgcccctctaGATCCCACAGCAAAATGAATG CAGGGTCATCCCCTTACACATGCCTGGAATGCAGCCAACGTTTCCAGTTTGAGTTCCCCTATGTGGCGCATTTGCGCTTCCGCTGCCCCAAGAGACTTCACAGCGCTGATGCCAGCCCCCAGGAAGAGCAAGGCGGCGGCGTGGGCGCCAAGGatcacgggggcgggggcgggggcgggggcaaggaccagccgcagcagcagcagcagcaacaagaGACACCCTTGGGCCCCGGCCCCAAGTTCGGCAAAGCCGGCCCCATCCACCACTacccggccccctcccccgagGGCAGTAACCAGCCTGCGGCCGGCGGCGGTGGCGCCAAGCCCTCCACGGACTTTCACAACCTGGCCCGGGAGCTCGAAAACTCGGGGGGAGGCAACAGCTGCTCCCCGGTCCGGAGCCTCGGCAGCGGCGGCGGCCACCAGGAGGCGGAGCTGAGTCCCGACGGCAACGCCAGCGGCGGCGGCAAGGGGAAGAGGAAGTTCCCGGAGGAGGcggcggagggcggcggcggcggcggcggcggcgggctggCGGGGGGCCGGGGTCGCTTCGCCGAGCGGCCCCTGCCCGCCTCCAAGGAGGACCTGGTGTGCACGCCGCAGCAGTTCCGCGCCTCGGGCAGCTACTTCAGCCTGGAAGAGAACGGCCGCCTTTTCGCGCCGCCCAGCCCCGAGACGGGCGAGGCGAAGCGCAGCGCCTTCGTGGAGGTGAAGAAGGCGGCCCGGGCGGCGGGTCTGCAGGAGGACGCGGCCGCCGACGGCGGGGGCGCGGCCGCCGACGACCAGgacgcgggcggcggcggctcctccaCGCCCGTGGCCGCTTCGCCGGGGGGCGCAGACAAGCTGCTGGCCCCGCGGCCTGGGGGCGCGCTGCCCAGCCGGCTGGAGGGCGGCAGCCCGGCGCGCGGCAGCGCCTTCACCTCGGTGCCGCAGCTGGGCGGCGCGGGCGGcacgggcgcgggcggcgcgggcgcgggggcggcgggcggcggcgcgggcggcggccaGGGCGCCGCCTCGGACGAGCGCAAGAGCGCCTTCTCGCAGCCGGCGCGCTCCTTCTCGCAGCTGCCCCCGCTGGTGCTGGGCCAGAAGCTGAGCGCGCTCGAGCCGTGCCACCCCGGCGACGGCGTGGGCCCCGCCAGACTCTACCCCGCCGCCACCGACCCTCTGGCCGCGAAGCTCCAGGGGGCCGCGGACCTGAACGGAGGGTGCGGGGCCctgccgggcggcggcggcggcctgccCAAACAGAACCCCTTCCTCTACGCCACCGCCTTCTGGCCCAagagctcggcggcggcggcggcggcggcggcggccgcggggccccTGCAGCTGCAGCTGCCCTCGGCGCTCACGCTGCTGCCGCCCTCCTTCACCTCGCTGTGTCTGCCCGCGCAGAACTGGTGCGCCAAGTGCAATGCCTCCTTCCGCATGACCTCCGACCTGGTGTACCACATGCGGTCGCACCACAAAAAGGAGTACGCCATGGAGCCCTTAGTGAAGCGGCGGCGGGAGGAGAAACTCAAGTGCCCCATTTGCAATGAGTCCTTCAGGGAGCGCCACCACCTCTCCAGGCACATGACCTCGCATAATTGA